TGTATATAACTTACTTGACAAAGGGATCCAATATCTACAGTATTAATTACTATTTCTTCTCCCAAAAAAGATAAAGATTTTAAAAGTGGTTTTTTAGTCACAATAAATTAAACAATTCTGATTAGTAGGATTCGTTCTACATTGCTTCTCCCAAAAATTTTGGAATTCCTTAGGAAATTGCTCTAATTCTTGTGGAGTCTCATTCAAGTTTAAACCTGCATAATTAAATGCAGTTAGGTATAGTGGAAGGAAATTGAATTGATTGAATAGTTTTATAAGATCTCCTAGATATAGCCATATATTGTCCTGTTTTATACTTGAAATTCATAGGGTATTAATACTCGAGTATAGTTGCTTTGTATTTTTTCAAGACTATATGTTCTCATTTGACTGGAGTAGCAATAATTAAGAAGTTTAAGTTACTTCTTTAGTTTTGTTGCCATTCAGACTTATAAGTCTTGTAGTGGGTAAACAAATGCCCTTTTTTTTTGATAGGTAACTCCAAGTATTTAAAATTATCAAATTTGATGAAAATTTGAATTAAAATAAATTTCAAATAAATTTTAAGTATATTATCAGGAAATCTTCAAGAAAGCTAATTTATTATATTATTTAGAACAGTACTTAGGACATTATAATTATTCCTTATAAAGCTATATATAGATAAATATTATAAACTATAAATTATATGTTTTAAGAACAGTATTTAGAACAATAATTATCAAATTCTCTATACAACTAAAGCAATAAGTGATTTAGTTGGTTTTATGTTCATATAGTCAAACTATATTTTCTTTTTGTGTGATCTAAATTATTCCTTTAAGTAACTTCTAGTCATCCCACATATCCTTTTTCTCTTGATCTAAATTATTCCTTTCCAGTAATTCCAATCTTTGTTTCTGAGGATCTATTTCTGCCTCAAGAACATTTTTATCGTCATTATATTTTGTTCGCATTTCTAAGATAATTATTTCAAATTGCTCGCCAAAGAAATTTGACATTTCTCTCCATGCTTCCATTTCTTCTTCTTTGTCAATAGTGTCATTTATCTGATGAGAAATAATTTCTCGTACATATTGTTTTAGTTCTAGATCACTCATCGATTCAACTTTTTTTTGAACATAAAATTCTTTAAGATTTTCTAGTTGTTTTTTTGATAAATCAGAATAGATCAATGAATTCTTTTTCATAAATTAATTAGATTTTTTTTAATATAGACAAAATTCTTAGCTTAATCACTGAGAAAAAATCCAAAGCTAAAAAATCAGTTTAAGTTTCCTTAGAAATTGAGAATCACCATTGTATTCCATTGTTAAAAACCTTACTATGACACTTTAGAATTGGCTATTCTTTTAAATTCAATCACTATTTATTGCAAATATTCCGCTGATTATTAAGGAATAGTTAATTAAATCGAAAGAAATTGTAAAGTTTAAAATTTTTTAAATTTAGTAATTTCTCTCTAATGCACTGATATTATTGAATTAATTGATAAACCTAATTGATAAAATTGTTTACATTAATTCAGCAATCTTTCTAAATTCTTGAGAGAATCGTACTACAAAATTTAATTTTAATTTAATAGTATATAAAAATATGAAAATTTCAATCCTTTTAATTGAAGATGATCGTGATATGCGTGATTTGGTATCTAGGCATTTAGAACATTCTGGTTTCGATGTACAAAAAGCTGAAGATGGCATTAAAGGGCAAGCATTAGCTCTCCAATACTCACCAGATTTAATACTCTTAGATTTAATGTTGCCAAATGTTGATGGATTAACTTTATGCCAACGACTTAGAAGAGACGAAAGAACATCAAATATTCCAATTTTGATGATAACAGCATTGGGTGGCCTTAAAGATAAAGTTACTGGTTTTAATGCTGGAGCAGATGACTACATTACTAAACCATTTGATTTAGAGGAATTACATGTACGCATAAAAGCATTATTAAGGAGAACCAACAGAGCACAGTTAAATTCTAGTAACCAGCAAGAAATTTTAAATTATGGCCCTCTCACTCTTGTTCCGGAAAGATTTGAAGCCATCTGGTTTGGATCTCCTGTTAGATTAACGCATCTTGAATTTGAATTAATCCATTGTCTTTTACAGAGGCATGGCCAAACTGTATCACCAGCATTGATTCTTAAAGAAGTATGGGGATATGAACCTGACGATGATATTGAGACAATAAGAGTTCATATTAGACACTTACGTACTAAGCTAGAACCAGATCCACGTAAGCCTACATATATAAAAACTGTATATGGAGCTGGATATTGTCTTGAGTTACCTATTGGTGCTCAAATTGAAACTGCCAAGCAAGATTTTTTTCAAGCAAGAAATCCTGATTTAATTAATTATGCAATAGATTAAATTTTATATATCTTCCATTGCAATTTTGAGAAAAGTAATTTCCCATGCCAACCTTGGTTGAATATTTTTTCTTAAGAGAAATTTTAAATTTTCAAGTTTTTTTACCAGATCAATATTTTTTGTTTTTCTCCACCAAATAATTTCAATGAAATTAACCAAACAAATCTGTTGATAAATCTCTAATTGTTCAGATATTGATTGAGATACTTCTAAAATTTCTAGACTATCTTTTATAGGAGAATCTAATTTACTTGTAATTTCATCTGATAATTCATTCCAAATTTCAATATTCTCAAATAATTGACCTGGCGATCCATTTGCAAAGTTTATTAAGTCTTGAATTTTTAATGTACTATTAATATTAAATTTGGAAGGATTTAAATAATCTTTTAAAATAGAATTTATTTCTTTACCAGAAAAAGATCGAAATCTGACTATTTGACATCTTGAAATTATTGTATCTAAAAGAAGATTTAATTTTGATGTTAATAAAATAAAAATACCATTATTCGGTTCTTCTAGGGTTTTTAATAGACAATTTGAGGCTGCTTCGTTTAAAAGGTGTGCATCAATAATTAAAACAATTTTTTTGTCCGAGTTTATTGATTTTTGACCTAGAAAAGTTTTGATATTACGTATTTGAGCAATCTTAATAATCTCAGATCCACTTTTGGTTGTTTTTTTAAGATCAGAATTTTTTGATCTTTTATTCTCCAAAAGAGAATTAGGTTCGATAATTAGGAAATCAGGATGATTATTATTCATAATTTTATCTTCAATATTTTCGCTCGGGGAAGATTGTTTGAAAATCTCTTTTATAAATTGAAAAGCCGTTCGTTTTTTTCCTACTCCTTCTGAACCATAAAATATATAACCGTTAACAAATAATTTGTTTTTAATTATGTTTTTAAGATAAGTATTGACTTTGTCATCAAATAAAAAATTACTTTTTTTAACCTCAATCATTTTTTACTAGAAAAATTTTTTAATAACGTATCTTTAATTTGATTAGAAATAGTTTTAATATTTTGTGAGGCAGATATTACTTTCCAGTTTTTTTCTTTGGCAATTAGTTTGAAGCCTTCATTTACTTTTTCTAAAAATTTAATACCTTCTGATTCTATTCTATCTGGAATGTCATTCTTTCTTCGCAAGATACTTTCTTCTGGAGAAATTTCTAAGAAGAAGGTTAGGTCAGGATATTCTCCTTGACAAACAATAGATTCAATATTTTTAATTATTTCTAAATTTATGTTTCTTCCATAACCTTGATAAGCCAAGGTGGAATCGGAAAATCTATCACTAATTACCCAATCATTGTTTTTTAAAGCAGGTGAAATAATTTTTGAGACGTGCTCAGCTCTATCAGCTGAATAAAGCAATAATTCCGCAAGAGATGTAGGCTTGTTATTTTTATGATTATCAAGAATCATTTCTCTTAGCTTTTTTCCTAAAAGACTGCCTCCAGGCTCTCTTGTTGTGATTAATTTAGAATCTGTCTTTAATAGACCACTATTTGGAAGCCACTTAGATAGTTCTTCTATTTGAGTCGTCTTGCCACATCCATCAATGCCTTCAAAAACAATAAATTTTCCTTTCATTTAATCCAAAGATAAAGCATTAACAACAACTGTAATAGAGCTAGTAGCCATTAATAATGCTGCTATTGAGGGAGTAAGAAGAATACCGTATTTGGGGAATAAAATACCGGCGGCTATAGGTATAGCTAGTAGGTTGTAACCAAAAGCCCATATTAAATTCTGCTTTATTTTGCTTATGGTTTTTTTTGCAAGATTTAAGGCGTAGGGTAATCCAAGTAGTTGATCTCCCATCAATACTACATCTGCATTTGCTTTCGCTATTTGAGTCCCTGACCCCACTGCAATTCCTAAGTCTGAGGATGCTAAGGCTGGGACATCATTAATTCCATCACCTATCATCGCTACCTTATTATTGATTTTTAAATTTTCTATAATATTAAGTTTCATTTGAGGAAGAAGATCCCATTTTACTTCCGTTTCGCTACAACCAATTTTTTTTGCTAAAGCTAAAACTGTTTGTTTTCTATCTCCACTTAAAATATTAATTTTAAATTTGTTTTCTCTTAAATTTTGAACTGTTTTAATTGAATCATCCCTGAGTAAATCTCCTAACAAAATAAAGCCAAATAACTTATCTTTTATACTCACTCCAATAATTGTATTAGTTTGTTTCTCTTGATTTTCAATTACTTTTTTTGCATTACTATCAATAATTATTCCTTTGCTTAGTAGCCATTCAATATTTCCAATGTTGATAACTCCATCAATTGAATCAAGTTCTCCAGAAATACCTCTACCTGATTCGGTGAAAATTTTTTTTATTGGAAATAAACTTAAATTTTGTTTTTGGGCCTCTTGAATTAAGGCATTTGCAATTGGATGTCTGCTTTCCTTTTCTAAACTGGCAGCTATTCTTAATAAAAATGAATGATCATTATTATTTTTATAATCAACAATGAAAGGCTTCCCTTTTGTTAAGGT
The window above is part of the Prochlorococcus marinus CUG1415 genome. Proteins encoded here:
- a CDS encoding DUF7326 family protein — protein: MKKNSLIYSDLSKKQLENLKEFYVQKKVESMSDLELKQYVREIISHQINDTIDKEEEMEAWREMSNFFGEQFEIIILEMRTKYNDDKNVLEAEIDPQKQRLELLERNNLDQEKKDMWDD
- the tmk gene encoding dTMP kinase — encoded protein: MKGKFIVFEGIDGCGKTTQIEELSKWLPNSGLLKTDSKLITTREPGGSLLGKKLREMILDNHKNNKPTSLAELLLYSADRAEHVSKIISPALKNNDWVISDRFSDSTLAYQGYGRNINLEIIKNIESIVCQGEYPDLTFFLEISPEESILRRKNDIPDRIESEGIKFLEKVNEGFKLIAKEKNWKVISASQNIKTISNQIKDTLLKNFSSKK
- a CDS encoding response regulator transcription factor, translating into MKISILLIEDDRDMRDLVSRHLEHSGFDVQKAEDGIKGQALALQYSPDLILLDLMLPNVDGLTLCQRLRRDERTSNIPILMITALGGLKDKVTGFNAGADDYITKPFDLEELHVRIKALLRRTNRAQLNSSNQQEILNYGPLTLVPERFEAIWFGSPVRLTHLEFELIHCLLQRHGQTVSPALILKEVWGYEPDDDIETIRVHIRHLRTKLEPDPRKPTYIKTVYGAGYCLELPIGAQIETAKQDFFQARNPDLINYAID
- a CDS encoding DNA polymerase III subunit delta', yielding MIEVKKSNFLFDDKVNTYLKNIIKNKLFVNGYIFYGSEGVGKKRTAFQFIKEIFKQSSPSENIEDKIMNNNHPDFLIIEPNSLLENKRSKNSDLKKTTKSGSEIIKIAQIRNIKTFLGQKSINSDKKIVLIIDAHLLNEAASNCLLKTLEEPNNGIFILLTSKLNLLLDTIISRCQIVRFRSFSGKEINSILKDYLNPSKFNINSTLKIQDLINFANGSPGQLFENIEIWNELSDEITSKLDSPIKDSLEILEVSQSISEQLEIYQQICLVNFIEIIWWRKTKNIDLVKKLENLKFLLRKNIQPRLAWEITFLKIAMEDI